Proteins from one Candida orthopsilosis Co 90-125, chromosome 2 draft sequence genomic window:
- a CDS encoding Spe1 ornithine decarboxylase, whose amino-acid sequence MTLSVIEASPLRCIEEFNSNLQEKNDGLTKSTKAESASLKKLEDAGDNAEEAISYRDSSAVGKALIDHVNQIDHEECDAGDEDSFFVCNLNQVVKSVQTWRKHLPRIQPHYAIKCNTNIEVIKLLHQLGVNYDCASKNEIDTVLELGIEAEKIVYANPCKTNSFIRHAKASNVNLTTVDNVHELHKLARFHPECKILIRIMTDDEGAQCRLSTKFGCSLTTAVESILPLAQRLGLSVVGVAFHVGSGAKDFDSIYKAIRDSRVVFNCGIALGFNMNLLDIGGGFEFETFVESSKMVNVSIDEFFPQEFIDEHKIRFIAEPGRFMVANAFTLATHVIAKRELQHQERADNQDHIKAMLYINDGVYGNMNCILFDHQQPKAHVLKNGSHFHYIYMERGLNNDNDNKCTLNYSIWGPTCDGLDCVSTKSQLDCEVEVGDWLYFPNLGAYTSAAATHFNGFENNTKIIYIPVE is encoded by the coding sequence ATGACATTGAGTGTTATTGAAGCAAGTCCATTAAGATgtattgaagaatttaaTTCTAATTTACAAGAAAAGAACGATGGTTTGACCAAGCTGACAAAAGCGGAATCAGCgtcattgaagaaactCGAGGATGCTGGTGACAATGCAGAAGAAGCCATCTCCTATAGAGACAGTTCTGCGGTTGGTAAAGCATTAATTGATCATGTCAATCAGATTGATCATGAAGAATGTGATGCTGGTGACGAAGATTCATTTTTCGTTTGCAATTTAAATCAAGTTGTTAAATCGGTTCAAACTTGGCGCAAACATTTACCAAGAATTCAACCTCATTATGCAATCAAATGTAATACCAACATCGAAGTTATTAAATTGTTGCATCAATTGGGTGTCAACTATGATTGCGCATCcaagaatgaaattgatacagttttggaattggGTATTGAAGCTGAAAAGATTGTTTACGCTAACCCATGTAAGACCAATTCATTCATTAGACATGCGAAAGCAAGTAATGTTAATTTGACTACCGTTGACAATGTTCATGAATTGCACAAGTTGGCCAGGTTCCACCCTgaatgcaaaattttgataagAATCATGACTGACGATGAAGGTGCTCAATGTAGATTGAGTACTAAATTTGGTTGTAGTTTGACTACAGCCGTTGAGTCTATTTTACCCTTGGCTCAGAGATTAGGTTTATcagttgttggtgttgcaTTCCATGTTGGATCCGGAGCtaaagattttgattcGATTTACAAAGCTATTCGTGATTCAAGAgttgttttcaattgtggtATTGCGTTGGGATTTAACATGAATTTATTAGATATTGGTGGTGgctttgaatttgaaacttttgtCGAGTCATCCAAAATGGTtaatgtttcaattgatgaatttttccCACAggaatttattgatgagCACAAGATTAGATTCATTGCTGAACCAGGTAGGTTCATGGTTGCAAACGCATTCACATTGGCCACTCACGTCATTGCTAAACGTGAATTACAACATCAAGAACGCGCTGATAATCAAGACCACATCAAAGCAATGTTGTACATCAATGATGGTGTTTATGGAAACATGAattgtattttgtttgatcatcaacaaccaaaagctcatgttttgaaaaatggatCACATTTCCATTACATTTACATGGAGAGAGGATTGAATAATGACAACGACAACAAATGTACACTtaattattcaatttgggGACCGACATGTGATGGTTTGGATTGTGTTTCAACCAAGAGCCAATTAGATTGTGAAGTAGAAGTTGGTGACTGGTTATATTTCCCCAACTTAGGAGCATATACCAGTGCTGCTGCTACTCATTTCaatggatttgaaaataatacAAAGATTATTTATATTCCAGTTGAGTGA
- a CDS encoding Vps27 ESCRT-0 complex protein (involved in multivesicular body (MVB)) — protein MSWFGSSTSALQLELDNKISEATSETIPNGELDLSAALEITDLIRSKKLPAQTCMRSLKKRLNMVYSNPNLITSTLKLVDLCVKNGGFHFLVELSSREFIDYLVDFIFKIHYNVQESSVKQDESKYNVGQFILELIKSWYTAFKGQLQLNYVEKKYQELVNEGYHFPSVDDSVIDSKFVDSEVPPDWIDSDSCMICYTPFSMLNRKHHCRACGGVFCQDHSKNNTTLVNLGIMEPVRVCDNCYAKQKHKNKGKAGSGRRRKSRGGIEQEDDEDEQMKRAIELSLQDSVVQIEPPKEPPRTSSGANNNEEEEDEELKAALAASLREYEQSQPQIHHSQQNKGTAVNPFENETPQTASDVYNIDFTSTSNHQRLQFNASSGQFQAQHSQPQQQPFRPSQPQSQQQSQDLSQAEEEQINLFITLMNNVRNDPKKQANIMYDQNLNELHSQVIRLKPKVNRTLREAMNKYSQFVEMSNKLSTITRLYDQFWEQKLNAGMNNVGLGNDNEYPSYPSVGYPAYPSQPISQPSLSQQPSGVPQTQQAPYSQYNGQAPSEPNFEASYPPIAHRDDLYSKPTEPNLEDEEIHQQQPQPSQQSRKSSQAMYPTNEILPDSGDSDQEKNSTNNNNNNSDYVTVSLPHYPPPEDLSNELPPQSFIRHATSNLPPNAYETASAKYPTLDNVEEDYERQNPIKEQQQQHHQQFGHGLNELPQLPKNLPSFEQDEENERVTSHSRRQSSFEPEPLIDL, from the coding sequence ATGTCTTGGTTTGGATCATCTACGTCTGCACTTCAACTAGAGCTAGATAATAAAATATCAGAAGCAACATCCGAAACCATTCCCAATGGAGAACTTGATCTATCCGCGGCATTAGAAATCACTGATCTTATTAGATCCAAGAAATTACCAGCTCAAACATGTATGAGAAGCTTGAAGAAACGATTAAACATGGTGTATTCAAATCCTAATTTGATTACCAGTACTTTAaagttggttgatttgTGTGTTAAAAATGGTGGGTTCCATTTccttgttgaattgagtTCACgtgaatttattgattacTTGGTTGATTTTATCTTCAAGATCCATTACAATGTTCAAGAAAGTCTGGTGAAACAAGATGAATCAAAGTATAATGTAGGGCAATTTATCTtagaattgattaaatcGTGGTATACAGCATTCAAAGgacaattgcaattgaattaTGTGGAGAAAAAGTATCAAGAATTGGTTAATGAAGGTTATCATTTCCCCTCCGTTGATGATTCAGTGATAGATTcgaaatttgttgattcgGAAGTTCCACCTGATTGGATTGATTCTGATTCATGTATGATTTGTTATACTCCAttttcaatgttgaataGAAAACATCATTGTCGTGCATGTGGTGGAGTCTTTTGTCAAGATCATTCAAAGAATAATACAACCTTGGTGAATTTAGGGATTATGGAGCCAGTTAGAGTTTGTGATAATTGTTATGCTAAACAGAAACATAAAAACAAGGGGAAAGCAGGAAGcggaagaagaagaaagtcCAGAGGTGGAATTGAGCaggaagatgatgaagatgaacaaATGAAACGAGCTATAGAATTGAGTTTACAGGATAGTGTGGTACAAATTGAACCTCCAAAGGAACCACCGAGAACATCCAGTGGCGCTAATAAtaatgaagaggaagaagacGAGGAATTGAAAGCTGCATTAGCCGCAAGTTTGAGGGAATATGAACAATCACAACCACAAATACATCACTCGCAGCAGAATAAAGGGACTGCAGTAAACCCATTTGAGAATGAGACACCACAAACAGCTTCCGATGTTTATAACATAGACTTTACTTCGACGTCCAATCATCAGCGTCTACAATTCAATGCATCACTGGGACAATTCCAAGCACAGCACTcgcaaccacaacaacaaccatttAGACCATCCCAACCACAATCacagcaacaactgcaAGATCTCTCTCAAGCTGAAGAAGAGCAAATTAATTTGTTTATCACATTGATGAACAATGTACGCAATGATCCAAAGAAACAAGCCAATATCATGTATGATCAAaacttgaatgaattgCACTCGCAAGTTATACGATTAAAACCTAAAGTCAACAGAACATTACGTGAGGCAATGAACAAGTATAGTCAATTTGTGGAAATGAGTAATAAATTGAGTACAATTACTCGATTGtatgatcaattttgggAACAGAAGTTGAATGCAGGTATGAATAATGTCGGTCTTGGAAATGATAATGAATATCCATCGTATCCACTGGTTGGGTACCCAGCATACCCAAGTCAACCAATCAGCCAACCATCTTTAAGTCAACAACCAAGTGGGGTTCCACAAACTCAACAAGCTCCGTATTCTCAGTATAACGGACAAGCTCCATCAGAGCCGAACTTTGAAGCCTCGTATCCACCAATAGCACACCGCGATGATCTTTATAGTAAACCAACAGAACCCAATTTGGAAGATGAGGAAATAcaccagcaacaaccaCAGCCATCACAGCAAAGTCGTAAATCGTCACAAGCAATGTATCCAACGAATGAAATCCTACCAGATTCAGGTGATAGTgatcaagaaaagaatagtaccaataacaataacaataacagTGACTATGTTACTGTATCATTACCACATTACCCGCCACCAGAAGATTTAAGTAATGAGTTGCCACCACAATCATTTATTCGTCATGCAACAAGTAATTTACCTCCCAATGCATATGAAACTGCCTCAGCTAAGTATCCTACATTGGATAATGTCGAAGAAGATTACGAAAGACAGAATCCTATtaaagaacaacaacaacaacatcatcagcaATTTGGCCATGGTTTGAATGAACTACCTCAATTGCCTAAAAACTTGCCTTCGTTCGAACAGGATGAGGAGAATGAGCGAGTGACCAGTCATAGTCGTAGACAATCACTGTTTGAACCAGAACCATTAATAGATTTATAG
- a CDS encoding Rot1 protein (similar to C. parapsilosis CPAR2_110190 and C. albicans ROT1 similar to S. cerevisiae Rot1p, which is involved in cell wall 1,6-beta-glucan biosynthesis) yields the protein MMLSYVYLLLTLIVPIFADPSMEELEGTWTSKSNTVFTGPGFYDPVDELLIEPDLPGISYSFTKDGHYEEALYRVTSNARNHSCPVASITYQHGTYEILNNGSVVLTPIAVDGRQLLSDPCNQDDPSKSTYSRYVQPTWFKTYQKYVDPYHGRWRLQIYQFDGSKMQPLYLAYKPPLMLPTEALNPTDSASETASTLSGSSSNSKKKRSLLEVRSNLKRSLENSYRTTAVKRGHDDLFDMYWWMSVGCLGLASGFFFLKN from the coding sequence ATGATGCTATCTTATGTATATTTATTACTCACACTAATTGTACCCATTTTTGCCGATCCATCCATGGAGGAGTTGGAAGGTACATGgacttcaaaatcaaatactGTTTTTACAGGACCAGGTTTCTATGACCCTGTCGATGAGTTGTTAATAGAACCAGATTTGCCTGGTATTTCCTATTCATTCACCAAAGATGGTCATTATGAAGAAGCACTCTATCGTGTTACCAGTAATGCCAGAAATCATTCATGTCCAGTTGCTTCAATCACTTACCAACATGGAACATATGAAATTCTTAATAATGGATCAGTTGTTTTGACTCCTATTGCAGTTGATGGAAGACAATTGTTATCCGATCCGTGCAACCAAGATGATCCATCCAAATCCACTTATTCTAGATATGTACAACCAACATGGTTTAAAACTTATCAAAAATATGTTGATCCATACCATGGTAGATGGAGATTACAAATCtatcaatttgatggaTCCAAGATGCAACCATTATATTTGGCTTATAAACCACCACTTATGTTACCTACTGAAGCACTTAATCCAACTGATTCAGCCAGTGAAACTGCATCGACTTTATCAGGAAGTAGTAGCAATagcaaaaagaagagaagtCTTTTGGAAGTTagatccaatttgaaaagatcCTTGGAAAATTCTTACAGAACTACTGCTGTTAAGAGAGGACACGATGATTTATTTGACATGTATTGGTGGATGAGTGTTGGTTGTTTGGGATTGGCATCAggattctttttcttgaagaATTGA
- a CDS encoding Cmp1 catalytic subunit of calcineurin (Ca[2+]-calmodulin-regulated S/T protein phosphatase) — protein sequence MSNYPHPFNRDRNQDRKSKTRTNTTQINNALNAIQHKRTESDEKKDRTRYTTDEGEIISTVDRAVSSVTPPASFKPSNDQVFLRNGLPNCEFIKDHFFHEGRLQEDQAIKIVKQATQLLTAEPNLLSVPAPVTICGDVHGQYYDLMKLFEVGGDPKTTKYLFLGDYVDRGSFSIECLIYLYALKITYPNSFWMLRGNHESRHLTEYFTFKNECVHKYSQNLYEECITSFNALPLAAIMNEQFFCVHGGISPQLTDLDSVRKMNRFREPPTKGLMCDLLWADPIEEYDEDNIDTDYLNNAVRGCSYAFTYKAACKFLDRTKLLSIIRAHEAQNAGYRMYKRTKTMGFPSLLTMFSAPNYLDSYNNKAAVLKYENNVMNIRQFNASPHPYWLPHFMDVFTWSLPFVGEKVTDMLVSILNVCTEEELDEEAPFSEAQIGVEGTTPPSAATSPRARPPPMFPTEAEEMEADLTLEEKKLALRNKIIAIGKMSRMFQVLREEQESVAHLKALNRGQLPKGSLLHGKESIQNNILTFEQAKAADRVNEALPPSYEDMKKMDEQRGKRIKNQIENQEGGSPVFQKFMRKLSR from the coding sequence ATGTCAAATTATCCCCACCCATTCAATCGAGATCGAAATCAGGATCGAAAAAGCAAAACTAGAACTAACACAACGCAAATTAATAATGCCCTCAATGCTATTCAACATAAACGAACCGAGTCCGATGAAAAAAAGGATCGAACTAGGTACACTACAGACGAGGGTGAAATTATCTCGACAGTCGATAGGGCTGTTAGTTCTGTAACCCCGCCAGCGTCATTCAAACCATCAAATGACCAGGTTTTCTTACGCAATGGATTACCCAATTGTGAATTCATCAAGGATCATTTCTTCCATGAAGGTAGATTGCAAGAAGATCAAGCTATAAAAATCGTGAAGCAAGCGACCCAACTACTCACTGCAGAGCCTAATTTGTTGAGCGTACCGGCACCAGTCACCATATGTGGTGACGTCCATGGTCAGTATTATGATCTTATGAAGTtatttgaagttggtggTGATCCCAAAACTACAAAGTACTTGTTCTTGGGAGATTATGTGGATAGGGGGTCATTTTCGATTGAATGTTTGATCTATTTATACGCTTTGAAAATCACATACCCAAACTCATTCTGGATGCTTAGAGGTAATCATGAAAGTCGTCATTTGACAGAATACTTTACTTTCAAGAATGAATGCGTTCACAAGTATTCTCAAAACTTGTATGAAGAGTGCATAACCAGTTTCAATGCATTGCCATTGGCAGCTATCATGAATGAGCAATTCTTTTGTGTTCATGGAGGTATATCCCCACAATTGACTGACTTGGATAGTGTGCGTAAGATGAACAGGTTTAGAGAACCTCCTACAAAGGGATTGATGTGTGATTTGTTATGGGCCGATCCGATTGAAGAgtatgatgaagataacATTGACACTGATTATTTGAACAATGCAGTGAGAGGGTGTTCCTATGCATTTACCTATAAAGCAGCATGTAAGTTTTTGGATAGAACTAAGTTGTTGTCCATTATACGTGCACACGAAGCTCAAAATGCTGGATACAGAATGTATAAAAGGACAAAGACGATGGGATTCCCAAGCTTGTTAACAATGTTTAGTGCACCAAACTATTTGGACAGTTATAACAACAAGGCAGCTGTGTTGAAGTATGAAAATAATGTTATGAATATTCGGCAATTTAATGCGTCACCACATCCATATTGGTTACCCCATTTCATGGATGTGTTCACTTGGTCTTTACCGtttgttggtgaaaaaGTGACAGATATGTTGGTTAGCATATTGAATGTGTGTACCgaggaagaattggatgaagaagCACCATTTTCTGAAGCGCAGATTGGTGTTGAAGGAACCACTCCACCAAGTGCAGCAACTTCACCAAGAGCCAGACCACCTCCAATGTTCCCTACGGAAGCAGAAGAAATGGAAGCAGACCTCACTTTggaggaaaagaagttaGCCTTGAGGAATAAGATCATAGCTATTGGTAAGATGTCGCGGATGTTCCAAGTATTGAgagaagaacaagaaagCGTGGCTCATTTGAAAGCATTGAACCGAGGTCAGCTACCCAAAGGCTCGTTATTGCATGGAAAGGAGAGTATTCAAAATAACATTCTTACTTTTGAACAAGCCAAAGCTGCTGATCGTGTAAATGAAGCTTTGCCACCAAGCTATGAAGATATGAAAAAAATGGACGAACAGAGAGGAAAGCGTATTaaaaaccaaattgaaaaccaGGAGGGCGGAAGTCCCgtatttcaaaagtttatgCGTAAATTATCTCGATAG